The DNA sequence AAATAGTAattcaaaaagcgcaacttttccgcaaatttaaaacacCCCAGTTTCACCGAACTGAATGATATCATTCGGTACGAATCAGAAACAAGCACGGGTttctacgacttccgtcaaatacTTTTTGCTCCTCGCAtatgaaaacaatagaaaagtttgaactgttttttgaaaatcaaggaattgaatctcattcatgttGTATGtagtaaacaagcaacaattccacagaggaatacattttattttaacaaacatacATGGAAAATAAGATTGGATAGCAATTTGACTACCGTAGTgcataattttcattattttcccgccattccggcgcgtttgaaattcctttgAGTCTTAGGACTTTTTAATGGCAGGCTTGTTTGGgattttggcttcaaaaatatgCGATAAATCACCATGTAATCCACGTTCCAAGTACTTTcggaatattaaataaaaaacgcaAGGTTCAGTGATACATAATGATGTATTCCCAGTCATATATGATGATTCTGGTACAACGTCCTTGTGCAAGCACTAAATGAAACTTTCAACATGCAGTACGCATAGTCAAAATGGCACtctaaaaaagaattgaaagagCGATGAAttattttgatatattatttCAGTGAGTTAAAATTTTATGACCGATCAATAGATGATGAATGTGGTATTGGTATGCCGTTTTGATCGGATGCCGTATGCAGGTATTGCTAAATAATGTGATCATTAAAATTGCTACTTCATGAGTTACATGATGTGTAATGTGAACACAAGGAATGCAAATATTGTTAGGCCTCCACAATTACATGGAGTTTTGGTAAAAAGGTCAACGCAGCGcactaattaaaattttgtctaattttttgctCCATTTGCAATTTTCATTAAGATATTTACACAAGTCGCACTGTTTGTAGGAGATTAAAATCACTAACaataaagaagagaaaaaaagcaactcaatgtccacaatttttccttgaCCAGCCAGTCGAGAACTATGAGCACCCAAGGCAAACACTTCTAGTTCTTGAAAGGGGACCCTCATAGACATTGAGTGGAAATAAAATGCTAAAAATTGAGGACACTACCAGCTTCATGCTATGCTGctggactaaaaattcaagctaGACTCATAAAATCATCTTCCTGTTACATTATAAAAACCGAGTCCAATATTCATCTATCACCAATCCTTAGATGGaatcaaaatatgttttttcaaaaactgtccATTTCTTGACACGTTCATTTCTCAAAAGCTTGGGCTCCTTGCTGAGGAGAAATCAGTACCTTCTTCAATTTATTATTTGAGATCTACCCAAATATCTGATTGAAGAATAATTGTGGAGAACTTTCTTTGCTTTCTTGTGTGTGATGAGAAACACCTAAGTGTTTAGGATTTTTATGCATTTATGATACTTGAGAAATTCTGAGAAAGAATGAAGACGATGATTACTGCGTGTGTATGAATACCGGTGAAAAgcatacaatttaaaaaaaggaaattcttCTGAtataaaattgcatatttacCGAATGAGTAAGACAAAATATGTGACAAGAATTTATTCTTCCCAAGTTTCAAATTATCTTGGCAAGAGGGTTagacttttctaaaaaaaaactctgctcacatttttcaggaaaatatcgTTTCGGGTCGTCCACGTTGGTCTTCTGATTGAAGACCAGATAAGCATACTACTTAAAGAACTACCCACCTTATAATTGTTACTTCTGGGTTGACTTGTTCTCACACCATCGTCCCTctaaaaaggagagaaaaggaAACACAAAAgggccaaaaataaataaaatgaaccaaaatatgcacagaaaaacaaaaataatggagggaaaattgaaaggaactaaataaaggaataaaacgCTTAGGAAGCGAAGAAAGTTAAAGGCAAATGGAGAGAGGATCGGCGTTTTTCTTCGGGGTGAGCACAGATGTTGGGAAACGAAAATATGGCCATTGTACGCAGTTTTTGTGcagcaaatttaaaaaaatgcatgacTGCGCAacagaaaaatggaaattccTCCTTCTAGATCTTatcttcccttctttttcttattcaaattttcagtatACTTATCAGGTGGTACTTCACAGTTCATGATTCCTTTTTGTGGACGTTAAAATTGAGTTAAAGTGAGAATAAGAAATTCAGAAGAATTTTAACTGAAATGTGACAATGTATATTAACTTCATCGCCTCTCtagtttttttggggggagcaGGAAATTTACTGTAACCAAAGCTTAATAAAAACCGCAATATTTTGGTTAGGAGCCAATTATAGTGATTTTTCTTGCGCGAATCAGGTTCGGCGTGAAATTTGGAGGAGAAAACATGGATCAGAatactgaaatttgtaccttatctagtgATCTATTGTCTATTAAATAATACCACTAGCATTTCATaacaatttttcaggaagaaaTATTTATACTCAATTTGCAACACTCCAGTGTGTTTGCTCACAAGAGATATTCTTTGACCTTCATAATTCATGAGTCATTCCAGATCTAGTTACGGCTCATGGCTTGTTTATCTCTGGGGCCTCAATCTTCAACTAGTACAAGCACAGGAAATGTTAAACCAATTCTATGAGCAGTTCATGATAATTTAGGGAACAGGCAGTTCATCGGATTTCCACTATACTTCATGAAAAGGATGATACTTTTTAACCAATGAAGGAACCAACTAAGGAAGATTGGAGACCTGTAGGGTTGCCTAATTGctccagataaaacatgtatttatgtGGAAAAGTatgtgtattttttcatgtaattatcagatgttttagataaaattgcaaacaaaactgtctgaaattattttttaaaaaacaatcacaattttcccagtaaagtaggttttattgaaaaaaaatatggcaacatctgaggacttatacggcgttcttctttggcGCAGCAGTAAGATTGTACTATGggatattttaatgaaaattttcgtTCTTCCGTCTATGAGTTACaggcaaaaaaatattctaAGTTAGGAGGATCCATGATATTTGTGCATTTAGCTTGAGCTTGACTCTCACTTTTTAATTGTGCCGAAAGAACTTCTAAATCATTTCAACGACtgatcttggattttgaaaaatgaagaatctAGGGCGAAGGTAAATGCTATTGCAATGTAAAGAGAAATAAAGGGAGTAggagagagaaagttcaaacataaaaattaaataaaaaagtaagagTTGAAGGAAAAAGCAGAGGGGAGGATTCGCCTAAAATGAGGAGCtaaaaagttgtcaaattgtTTTGGGTTAGCAGAATATGAAAGCGTTACACATAAGTGAAACTATTTTAAAACTACATCATATTCATGTACAAAGATAATTTAAATGGCAATATTCTGTAGCTACCGGTGGGTGGAAAGTTCTAAAATGCCACTCACTTGATAAgatcaaacaattttttcgcaTAGTTACAAATTACtctatttcctgaaaattcagtaatttcatAAAAAGTATCTACAGAACACTTCAAATTTCCTAAAAACAAGGTCATTCCTTGGAAGAAATTTTCCTTAAGGTGCCTACTATCCTACACCCACAGTCAGTGGATCATGAAATTGCACATTGCCAGTACCTCTAATTCAGCCAAAGATTCATCAAAAATAGTTGAGTTAGAGCAAACATGCGCGACTTTCTCTCAAGTATAGCTCAGGGCTCAATGATCTACTTGACTAAACTTTAATACCTAAAAAGAAATCTTCTGGTGCTATCTACTTTACAACAGAAAGTAAAACATAAGCAAGGAATTCAAGATTTCAAAACAGTACAGGTAATATGATTAGAAAGTTATCGcaagaacaaaaaaattgtgaagatGATTCACAGAAAATACTTGTTAATCTCACACAAATTTCAACACCCCCCTTTGAAGAAGTTGGATGCTTCTGAGATCCAAAATAAgtctatttttctttgatatacGACAACGAATTTCTAAGCTTAATTCAAAGTATGCTGCCCAATGAGAAGCCAATCTACATGCTGCACTTATAACAATTAAAGTTGAGACGAAGCAACTTACATTTAATGTATGATAATCTCCTGAGTCTTCTGGGGCTCGCGGTTTGTATTTTCCGCAGCAGAAGTtgcaacaacagcagcagcaacagCAACAATAACAGCCTGTCACAACCGCGCAGAATACCAACAGTGCCTGAAAAAAGTCAATTaggataaaaaattgtaaactcttcaaatattttcaatggGTAACACTATTATTTCAGTGGATTAAACACTGACAAGCATTTTCAGAAGAGCTTATCAAGTGTCTCTTTCATCACTCGAACACTTGAAGTTTAGTTTTAAAATCACCCCCAGCATTAATGACTCATCATTAGAAACAAACTGATAAAAGAAAGGTCTGTAGGGAATACTCTTCTTTTCATGGGAAAGTTTTCACTCGGGCTAAGGCTTGATTTTCCCCCATCTAAATATGCCCAATATTGATCTGATAGAGGAGGGCTCATGCAGACCTGGGAGTGAGAATACTTCATATTGTTGAATTCTAGAATCTCAAGTGCATTTTAATTTTGCTGTCCACCAAAATGAGCTATGGCTTGATGATTTTGTTCTGTTTATTGGAtactcaagaattttttttctttttttttattgagaaagaaaGTAGGTATTTAATCTAATCTAATTTGCGATCTAACTAGAtggtgaaaaatattcttagttTTTGAGAGCCAGTAAACATCTTGGCTTGCATCAgaaagaaactaaaaaaaaatccttgtcAAAATGTTTGAACAGAACACAAATTGCTTACCTTACACCATCCTGAGGTGACCAGGAAATAGGTATTAACATTCTCCTCACCGAATTGCTCAGCTATATATAAACCTAGGGAGCCATAATTGTCATAAATATTCCTTTTTGTTAGGTCACTTAAAATAGCATTAGCCTTGTTTATTTCTTTGAACTGAAACATACATAGCAGAAAATTAATGAATGTTAGTCAGAATATTCACAATAACACTTTAAGACCAGAATTTGTGGCATCAATAACCCACCTTGGAAAAAGGTCTTTCGAACTTTTTCTGATGAGGATCATACTTTTAGCATTgatattaaaatgaaataaaaaacaaaactcaAAAAGACGGATGCAAAGTCTACCCAGTACAGCCGATGAACAAACATTTGATTAGCTAGTTCAGTTACGAGtgggtttttattttatgaaataactgcatatgttctttttttcttttcatttgttCCATCACACCTGATGAGGGATCATAGATTGAGTTAAAATGAAGACATCGTAAAATATTTTTGGGATGACggcaaaaataaatgaaaataaaaagccGACAGCAACATATTTCTACTTCTTCTGTCTGACGCTTTGAAAGGATGTTAATTATGAACACAGAAATAATAGGAGCTAGAGAGTTAATATTTGAATGTTTTGTTCTGATTCAGTTTTACCAgatgaaataattttaactgATCCATTAATTATGATTTTGCACACCGCACAGTGACgcagatcatcaaatttttgatagTCCCACAGtgtaataaaagaaaagaatggtTGGCAGTCAAAATGAGACACTCACTTTTTCTGATGCTTCTGGATTGTTAGGATTCTTGTCTGGATGGTACTTAAGTGCTAGTTTCCTAAATGTTTTCTTGATTTCATCTTGGGTTGCAGTTTTCGGTAATCCCAAAATTTGATACAGAGAGTCGCCATGGGTgctgaaaagaaaattggataGACACGATGAGTATGAGAGAATAGAGTAAAAATTACAGCAGACTCCAGCCAGCATTCAAGTATATTTGAAGTATGAAGTCTTGAGGTTCATTGCTGATGCGA is a window from the Bemisia tabaci chromosome 10, PGI_BMITA_v3 genome containing:
- the Csp gene encoding dnaJ homolog subfamily C member 5 isoform X4, whose translation is MSANMERRRLSTHGDSLYQILGLPKTATQDEIKKTFRKLALKYHPDKNPNNPEASEKFKEINKANAILSDLTKRNIYDNYGSLGLYIAEQFGEENVNTYFLVTSGWCKALLVFCAVVTGCYCCCCCCCCCNFCCGKYKPRAPEDSGDYHTLNKDSDQEDGGEGPVTSQPTSNSAPPNNSANPIFAMPPPPSAATESTSLNPQEHISYTPGMTQSASPSHISQPSGDSHW
- the Csp gene encoding dnaJ homolog subfamily C member 5 isoform X1, coding for MSANMERRRLSTHGDSLYQILGLPKTATQDEIKKTFRKLALKYHPDKNPNNPEASEKFKEINKANAILSDLTKRNIYDNYGSLGLYIAEQFGEENVNTYFLVTSGWCKALLVFCAVVTGCYCCCCCCCCCNFCCGKYKPRAPEDSGDYHTLNRDDGVRTSQPRSNNYKKDSDQEDGGEGPVTSQPTSNSAPPNNSANPIFAMPPPPSAATESTSLNPQEHISYTPGSMTQSASPSHISQPSGDSHW
- the Csp gene encoding dnaJ homolog subfamily C member 5 isoform X3, with the protein product MSANMERRRLSTHGDSLYQILGLPKTATQDEIKKTFRKLALKYHPDKNPNNPEASEKFKEINKANAILSDLTKRNIYDNYGSLGLYIAEQFGEENVNTYFLVTSGWCKALLVFCAVVTGCYCCCCCCCCCNFCCGKYKPRAPEDSGDYHTLNKDSDQEDGGEGPVTSQPTSNSAPPNNSANPIFAMPPPPSAATESTSLNPQEHISYTPGSMTQSASPSHISQPSGDSHW
- the Csp gene encoding dnaJ homolog subfamily C member 5 isoform X2, with the translated sequence MSANMERRRLSTHGDSLYQILGLPKTATQDEIKKTFRKLALKYHPDKNPNNPEASEKFKEINKANAILSDLTKRNIYDNYGSLGLYIAEQFGEENVNTYFLVTSGWCKALLVFCAVVTGCYCCCCCCCCCNFCCGKYKPRAPEDSGDYHTLNRDDGVRTSQPRSNNYKKDSDQEDGGEGPVTSQPTSNSAPPNNSANPIFAMPPPPSAATESTSLNPQEHISYTPGMTQSASPSHISQPSGDSHW